In a single window of the Nocardioides sp. L-11A genome:
- a CDS encoding DUF433 domain-containing protein produces the protein MSAERVVVDHRVMGGVPCIRGTRIPVATVVGLLAEGQGEADILLDYPQLALEDVRAALEFAAAAVSERQLPLRSTA, from the coding sequence ATGTCCGCTGAGCGCGTCGTCGTCGACCACCGCGTCATGGGTGGGGTGCCGTGCATCCGCGGCACCCGGATCCCGGTGGCTACGGTCGTCGGCCTGCTCGCCGAGGGACAGGGTGAGGCAGACATCCTCCTGGACTACCCGCAGTTGGCTCTCGAAGATGTGCGCGCCGCTCTGGAGTTCGCCGCCGCCGCCGTCTCGGAACGCCAGCTGCCGCTGCGTTCGACAGCGTGA
- a CDS encoding DUF5615 family PIN-like protein: MRFLVDECLSARTVALVAAAGHDVVHVRDRDLQGHLDEEVIARARAEERILISADTDFGEILARSGAALPSFILFRQGNRGAEHRAVTLLANLEQVAEDLRLGAVVVLADDRVRVRRRPLR, translated from the coding sequence GTGAGGTTCCTCGTCGACGAGTGCCTGAGTGCCCGCACGGTCGCGCTGGTGGCAGCAGCGGGACACGACGTCGTCCATGTTCGGGACCGTGACCTCCAGGGACACCTCGATGAGGAGGTCATCGCAAGGGCGCGAGCCGAGGAGCGGATCCTGATCTCCGCGGACACGGACTTCGGCGAGATCCTGGCGCGGTCGGGTGCCGCGCTGCCCAGCTTCATCCTGTTCCGCCAAGGGAACCGCGGCGCGGAGCACCGTGCCGTGACGCTTCTCGCCAACCTGGAGCAGGTGGCGGAGGATCTCCGCCTCGGTGCGGTCGTGGTGCTCGCCGATGATCGTGTCCGGGTGCGGCGGCGGCCGCTGCGCTGA
- a CDS encoding haloacid dehalogenase-like hydrolase, whose protein sequence is MPDLVVGFDLDLTLIDTAPGVRDVLGVLGAELGVDLPVDELVARLGPPLDILLAPYLPAEAIPAAGDRFRELYPEHAIANVPVLPGAHEAIAAVRRHSGRVVVVTGKFAPNAQLHLQHTGLDVDLLEGWVWGVGKAAVLRREGASVYVGDHVHDVEGALAAGVTSVSVLTGGCTAEELRGAGTHVVLPGLDDFPAWLDGHLTGLSGP, encoded by the coding sequence ATGCCGGATCTCGTCGTCGGGTTCGATCTCGACCTGACCCTCATCGACACGGCGCCGGGCGTCCGCGACGTGCTCGGAGTGCTGGGCGCCGAGCTCGGCGTGGACCTGCCCGTCGACGAGCTGGTCGCCCGGCTGGGGCCGCCGCTCGACATCCTCCTGGCGCCGTACCTGCCGGCCGAGGCGATCCCGGCCGCGGGCGACCGGTTCCGAGAGCTCTACCCGGAGCACGCGATCGCCAACGTGCCGGTGCTGCCGGGGGCACACGAGGCGATCGCCGCCGTACGCCGGCACAGCGGGCGGGTGGTCGTGGTCACCGGCAAGTTCGCGCCGAACGCCCAGCTGCACCTCCAACACACCGGGCTCGACGTCGACCTCCTGGAGGGCTGGGTCTGGGGGGTCGGGAAGGCGGCCGTGCTGCGCCGCGAGGGTGCCTCGGTCTACGTCGGCGACCACGTCCACGACGTCGAGGGCGCGCTCGCCGCGGGCGTCACCAGCGTCTCGGTGCTCACCGGCGGGTGCACGGCCGAGGAGCTCCGTGGGGCCGGCACCCACGTCGTGCTGCCGGGCCTGGACGACTTCCCGGCCTGGTTGGACGGCCACCTCACGGGACTCAGCGGCCCTTGA
- a CDS encoding crotonase/enoyl-CoA hydratase family protein: MSATEVAPDASPDCLVEQDGHKLVVTMNRPERRNALSGPMLRIMEAAWDRVNEDPEIRVCILTGAGGYFCAGMDLKAADEKPPSESFESGEYDPTVIKGLLKGFRLTKPLIAAVEGPAIAGGTEILQGTDIRVAGESAKFGVAEARWSLYPMGGSAVRLPRQIPYTVAAELLLTGRTLKAPEAKELGLIGHVVPDGEALAKAHELADLIAANGPLAVQAILKTMRDSEGRHEEECWADDAKVGAAVFSSEDAKEGPRAFLEKRAPEFKGR, translated from the coding sequence ATGTCCGCCACCGAAGTCGCCCCCGACGCCTCCCCCGACTGCCTCGTCGAGCAGGACGGCCACAAGCTGGTCGTCACGATGAACCGCCCCGAGCGGCGCAACGCGCTGTCCGGACCGATGCTCCGGATCATGGAGGCGGCCTGGGACCGGGTCAACGAGGACCCGGAGATCCGGGTCTGCATCCTCACCGGTGCGGGCGGCTACTTCTGCGCCGGCATGGACCTCAAGGCCGCCGACGAGAAGCCGCCGTCGGAGAGCTTCGAGTCCGGCGAGTACGACCCCACCGTCATCAAGGGCCTGCTCAAGGGCTTCCGGCTCACCAAGCCGCTGATCGCCGCGGTCGAGGGCCCCGCGATCGCCGGCGGCACCGAGATCCTGCAGGGCACCGACATCCGGGTCGCGGGCGAGTCGGCCAAGTTCGGCGTCGCCGAGGCGCGCTGGTCGCTGTACCCGATGGGCGGCTCCGCGGTCCGGCTCCCCCGCCAGATCCCCTACACGGTCGCCGCCGAACTGCTGCTGACCGGCCGTACGCTCAAGGCGCCCGAGGCCAAGGAGCTCGGCCTGATCGGGCACGTCGTCCCCGACGGCGAGGCGCTGGCCAAGGCCCACGAGCTCGCCGACCTGATCGCGGCCAACGGCCCGCTCGCCGTCCAGGCGATCCTCAAGACGATGCGCGACTCCGAGGGCAGGCACGAGGAGGAGTGCTGGGCCGACGACGCCAAGGTCGGCGCCGCGGTGTTCTCCTCCGAGGACGCCAAGGAGGGCCCGCGGGCGTTCCTGGAGAAGCGAGCGCCGGAGTTCAAGGGCCGCTGA
- a CDS encoding acyl-CoA synthetase produces MALNIADLFEHAVDAVPDKPAVQVGDRVITFAELEAESNKLAHYLQAQGIGTGDHVGLYAKNSIEHVIALIAILKVRAVSINVNFRYVAGELEYLFDNADLVGLVHDRVYAPLVAEVLPKVGAMKAVIAVPNPLEPDDASDLSPFGGVTLEEAVAGQSDARDFGERSPDDIHIIYTGGTTGFPKGVMWRHEDFWRVLGGGIDFMTSEPLEEYDQSKKALQDSLVTLPLSPLMHGGAQASLLMHLFAGQVTILEPKFDPVRTWELVDQHGVQMLFMTGDAMAVPLIDAYEAGGYDGQTLFAIASSAAIFSKSVKERWMKAFPNAVFTDSVGSSETGFQGTGLQDASALSTDGPVVSIPPTTVILGDDNKPLDPATDVGKIGRTARAGNVPVGYYKDPEKSAKTFIEIDGVRYSIPGDNARIEEGNRITLLGRGSNCVNTGGEKVYPEEVEQAIKAHPGVYDVLVVGLPDEKYGQTVAAVVELRPGASLELEELRTFLRAHLSGYKLPRALTIVPEIPRNATGKAQYPRAKELALAARTDDRTDTVEANA; encoded by the coding sequence GTGGCCCTGAACATCGCCGACCTCTTCGAACACGCCGTCGACGCCGTCCCGGACAAGCCTGCCGTCCAGGTGGGGGACCGCGTCATCACCTTCGCGGAGCTGGAGGCGGAGTCCAACAAGCTCGCGCACTACCTGCAGGCGCAGGGCATCGGGACCGGCGACCACGTCGGTCTCTACGCCAAGAACAGCATCGAGCACGTGATCGCGCTGATCGCGATCCTCAAGGTGCGGGCCGTCTCCATCAACGTGAACTTCCGCTACGTCGCCGGCGAGCTCGAGTACCTCTTCGACAACGCCGACCTGGTCGGCCTGGTCCACGACCGCGTCTACGCGCCGCTCGTCGCCGAGGTGCTCCCCAAGGTCGGCGCCATGAAGGCGGTCATCGCTGTTCCGAACCCGCTCGAGCCCGACGACGCGAGCGACCTGTCGCCGTTCGGCGGCGTGACGCTCGAGGAGGCCGTGGCCGGCCAGTCCGACGCGCGTGACTTCGGCGAGCGCAGCCCCGACGACATCCACATCATCTACACCGGCGGCACCACCGGCTTCCCCAAGGGCGTCATGTGGCGCCACGAGGACTTCTGGCGGGTGCTCGGCGGCGGCATCGACTTCATGACCTCCGAGCCGCTCGAGGAGTACGACCAGTCCAAGAAGGCGCTCCAGGACAGCCTGGTCACCCTCCCGCTCAGCCCGCTCATGCACGGCGGCGCGCAGGCATCGCTGCTCATGCACCTCTTCGCCGGCCAGGTCACCATCCTGGAGCCGAAGTTCGACCCGGTCCGCACCTGGGAGCTGGTCGACCAGCACGGTGTGCAGATGCTCTTCATGACCGGCGACGCGATGGCGGTGCCGCTCATCGACGCCTACGAGGCGGGCGGCTACGACGGCCAGACGCTCTTCGCGATCGCCTCGAGCGCCGCGATCTTCTCGAAGTCGGTCAAGGAGCGCTGGATGAAGGCGTTCCCCAACGCCGTGTTCACCGACTCGGTCGGCTCCTCCGAGACCGGCTTCCAGGGCACCGGCCTGCAGGACGCCAGCGCCCTCTCCACTGACGGCCCGGTCGTCTCGATCCCGCCCACCACGGTGATCCTCGGCGACGACAACAAGCCGCTCGACCCGGCCACCGACGTCGGCAAGATCGGCCGGACCGCCCGCGCGGGCAACGTCCCGGTCGGCTACTACAAGGACCCCGAGAAGTCGGCCAAGACGTTCATCGAGATCGACGGCGTCCGCTACTCCATCCCCGGCGACAACGCCCGGATCGAGGAGGGCAACCGGATCACGCTGCTCGGCCGCGGCTCCAACTGCGTCAACACCGGCGGCGAGAAGGTCTACCCCGAAGAGGTCGAGCAGGCCATCAAGGCGCACCCCGGCGTGTACGACGTCCTGGTGGTCGGCCTCCCCGACGAGAAGTACGGCCAGACCGTGGCCGCCGTCGTCGAGCTGCGGCCCGGCGCGAGCCTGGAGCTCGAGGAGCTGCGCACCTTCCTGCGCGCGCACCTGTCCGGCTACAAGCTCCCGCGAGCACTGACGATCGTGCCCGAGATCCCGCGCAATGCCACCGGCAAGGCGCAGTACCCCCGGGCCAAGGAGCTCGCGCTCGCGGCCCGCACCGACGACCGCACCGACACCGTGGAGGCGAACGCCTGA
- a CDS encoding nitronate monooxygenase family protein: MHTALCDAFGIEYPIFAFTPSEHVAAAVSRAGGLGVLGCVRFNDTDDLDRVLTWMDENTDGKPYGVDVVMPMKIPTEGTSADLSTYIPEDHRTFVDETLLKLGVPPLPEGEGREGVLGWLHSVARSHVDVALQHRPVLIANALGSPPVDVIEQCHEAGLKVAALAGAPKHALSHVANGVDIIIAQGYEAGGHTGEIASMVLTPDIVDAVGPDVPVLGAGGIGSGRQIAASLALGAQGVWTGSIWLGTEEYRNLAGNRGWETAFLRATSSDTVRTRIYTGKPARLLKTKWTEAWSEEGAPAPLPMPLQNLLVADAHNRINASGDPDVISMPIGQIVGRMNEVRPVAEVIGDLVAEFEATVKKLDGITGS, encoded by the coding sequence ATGCACACCGCGCTGTGCGATGCCTTCGGCATCGAGTACCCGATCTTCGCGTTCACGCCCTCCGAGCACGTGGCGGCCGCCGTCTCGCGGGCGGGCGGACTGGGCGTGCTGGGCTGCGTCCGGTTCAACGACACCGACGACCTCGACCGGGTGCTCACCTGGATGGACGAGAACACCGACGGCAAGCCGTACGGCGTCGATGTGGTGATGCCGATGAAGATCCCGACCGAGGGCACCTCCGCCGACCTGTCGACGTACATCCCGGAGGACCACCGGACGTTCGTCGACGAGACCCTGCTCAAGCTCGGCGTCCCGCCGCTGCCCGAGGGCGAGGGCCGCGAGGGTGTGCTCGGCTGGCTGCACTCCGTTGCGCGCTCCCACGTCGACGTCGCCCTGCAGCACCGCCCGGTCCTCATCGCCAACGCGCTCGGCTCGCCGCCGGTCGACGTGATCGAGCAGTGCCACGAGGCCGGCCTCAAGGTCGCCGCGCTCGCCGGTGCGCCCAAGCACGCGCTGAGCCACGTCGCCAACGGCGTCGACATCATCATCGCCCAGGGGTACGAGGCCGGCGGCCACACCGGTGAGATCGCCAGCATGGTGCTCACGCCCGACATCGTCGACGCGGTCGGTCCCGACGTCCCGGTCCTCGGCGCGGGTGGCATCGGGTCGGGTCGCCAGATCGCGGCGTCGCTCGCCCTCGGAGCACAGGGCGTGTGGACCGGGTCGATCTGGCTCGGCACCGAGGAGTACCGCAACCTGGCCGGCAACAGGGGCTGGGAGACCGCGTTCCTGCGGGCGACGTCGTCCGACACCGTTCGGACCCGGATCTACACCGGCAAGCCGGCCCGGCTGCTCAAGACGAAGTGGACCGAGGCGTGGTCGGAGGAGGGCGCCCCGGCACCGCTGCCGATGCCGTTGCAGAACCTCCTCGTGGCCGACGCGCACAACCGGATCAACGCCTCCGGCGACCCGGACGTGATCTCGATGCCGATCGGCCAGATCGTCGGGCGGATGAACGAGGTCCGCCCGGTGGCCGAGGTCATCGGCGACCTGGTCGCTGAGTTCGAGGCGACGGTGAAGAAGCTCGACGGGATCACCGGCAGCTGA
- a CDS encoding SDR family oxidoreductase yields the protein MTRNVLIAGAGPGVSGSLARLYAAEGGSVGLLGAEEDVLGALRADVEAAGALAGSSVVDLTDDAATRAAVTRMGEHVGHLDVVHFNPSAYREKDPLSLTPDELLDDVRLGVGALLSVLQAARPFLGPGGRITVTGSMAADRPWHGAASLGVQKAGVQNLVHSIDATLKDDGIRAVSVTVRGLLKKEGPFAPDNVARALRAAIDQDEADWRTEIPYAG from the coding sequence ATGACCCGCAACGTGCTGATCGCAGGAGCCGGACCCGGGGTGAGCGGATCGCTCGCCCGCCTCTACGCCGCCGAGGGCGGCAGCGTCGGCCTGCTCGGCGCCGAGGAGGACGTGCTGGGCGCGCTGCGTGCCGATGTCGAGGCCGCGGGCGCCCTGGCCGGCTCGTCGGTCGTCGACCTCACCGATGACGCGGCGACCCGGGCCGCGGTCACCCGGATGGGCGAGCACGTCGGGCATCTCGACGTCGTCCACTTCAACCCGTCGGCCTACCGGGAGAAGGACCCGCTCAGCCTGACTCCGGACGAGCTGCTCGACGACGTCCGGCTGGGCGTCGGCGCGCTGCTCTCCGTGCTCCAGGCCGCGCGCCCCTTCCTCGGGCCCGGCGGCCGGATCACCGTCACCGGCAGCATGGCCGCCGACCGGCCCTGGCACGGCGCCGCCTCGCTCGGCGTCCAGAAGGCGGGCGTCCAGAACCTCGTGCACAGCATCGACGCGACGCTGAAGGACGACGGCATCCGCGCCGTCTCGGTCACCGTCCGCGGCCTGTTGAAGAAGGAGGGGCCGTTCGCTCCCGACAACGTCGCGCGCGCGTTGCGGGCCGCGATCGACCAGGACGAGGCAGACTGGCGCACGGAGATCCCGTACGCGGGCTGA